In Lacrimispora indolis DSM 755, a genomic segment contains:
- the pheS gene encoding phenylalanine--tRNA ligase subunit alpha — protein MKDQLEKIKQEALRQIDASDALEKLNDIRVAYLGKKGELTSVLKSMKDVAPEDRPKVGQMVNDARTLIEGKLEEAMSSLQKKAREEQLKKEVIDVTLPAKRNKVGHTHPNTIALEEVERIFVGMGYEVIEGPEIEYDSYNFEKLNIPKNHPARDEQDTFYISDNIVLRSQTSPVQVRTMEKGKLPIRMLAPGRVFRSDEVDATHSPSFHQIEGLVIDKNITFADLKGTLAEFARELFGLETKVKFRPHHFPFTEPSAEMDVTCFKCGGKGCRFCKGSGWIEILGCGMVHPNVLTMSGIDPNEYSGFAFGVGLERIALLKYEIDDMRLLYENDIRFLKQF, from the coding sequence ATGAAAGATCAATTAGAAAAAATCAAGCAGGAAGCATTGAGGCAGATAGACGCTTCAGATGCGCTGGAAAAACTCAATGACATCAGGGTCGCTTATCTTGGGAAAAAGGGAGAGCTGACCAGTGTATTAAAAAGTATGAAGGATGTTGCCCCGGAAGACAGGCCAAAAGTGGGCCAGATGGTCAATGACGCCAGGACATTGATTGAGGGTAAATTAGAGGAGGCCATGTCCAGCCTCCAAAAAAAGGCCAGAGAAGAACAGCTGAAAAAGGAAGTGATTGATGTAACCCTGCCGGCTAAACGGAACAAGGTAGGTCACACCCATCCCAATACCATTGCCCTGGAAGAGGTGGAGAGAATCTTCGTTGGCATGGGATATGAGGTCATTGAGGGGCCGGAGATAGAATACGATTCCTATAACTTTGAAAAGTTGAATATACCCAAAAATCATCCGGCAAGAGATGAACAGGATACCTTTTATATCAGTGACAACATCGTGTTAAGGAGCCAGACCTCACCGGTTCAGGTGCGTACCATGGAAAAGGGCAAGCTGCCTATCCGCATGCTGGCTCCCGGCCGGGTATTCCGGTCTGATGAGGTGGATGCCACCCATTCTCCTTCCTTCCACCAGATCGAAGGCCTTGTAATTGATAAAAATATCACATTTGCGGATCTAAAGGGAACCCTGGCGGAGTTTGCAAGAGAGCTTTTTGGCCTGGAGACAAAAGTTAAATTCCGTCCTCACCATTTCCCGTTTACAGAGCCAAGCGCGGAAATGGATGTTACCTGTTTTAAATGCGGCGGAAAAGGCTGCCGTTTCTGTAAAGGCTCCGGCTGGATCGAGATCCTTGGCTGCGGCATGGTTCATCCAAACGTGCTGACAATGAGCGGAATTGATCCAAATGAATATTCCGGCTTTGCATTCGGCGTTGGATTGGAGCGAATTGCTCTGCTAAAATACGAAATTGATGACATGAGATTATTATATGAGAACGACATCAGATTTTTAAAGCAGTTTTAG
- the pheT gene encoding phenylalanine--tRNA ligase subunit beta, translating into MNTPLSWIKAYVPDLDVTPQEYTDAMTLTGSKVEGYECLDKNLEKIVVGQILSIERHPDADKLIVCQVDVGGEIVQIVTGAPNVKTGDKVPVVLDGGKVAGGHDGGPLPEEGIRIKKGKLRGIESCGMMCSIEELGSSSEMYPDAPESGIYILPEDTKTGADAIEVLGLHDSVFEYEITSNRVDCYSVIGIAREAAATFQKPFVPPVVNATGNSENINDYLKISVEDSHLCPRYCARMVKNIKLAPSPVWLQRRLAACGIRPINNIVDITNYVMEEYGQPMHAFDYDLLANHEIIVKCAKEGDTFQTLDGQERKLDGTVLMINDGEKAVGIAGIMGGENSKITDEVKTMVFESACFDGTNIRLSSKKVGLRTDASGKFEKGLDPNNAEEAINRACQLIEELGAGEVVGGMIDIYPTKREGKRLPFEPEKMNRLLGTEIQPETMLGYFKKLDLGYDEMSNEILIPTFRQDLDCMADLAEEVARFFGYDKIPVSLPTGEATTGKLSYKLRVEEVAREVAQFCGFSQGMTYSFESPKVFDRLLIPKESPLRVTVNILNPLGEDFSVMRTSPLHGMLNSLSTNYNRRNKNVRLYELANIYLPKALPLTELPDERMQFTLGFYGDGDFFDMKGVIEEFFDKAGMHKKPHYDPKSGKTFLHPGRQADIVYDGVTIGYLGEVHPEVADNYKIGDRAYVAVIDMPSMIPFTSFDRKYTGIAKYPAVTRDISMVVPKEILVGQIEEVIEQRGGKILESYELFDIYEGSQILSGYKSVAYSITFRAGDHTLEEQEVLTVMKKILNGLQGLGIQLRA; encoded by the coding sequence ATGAATACACCATTATCATGGATTAAAGCATACGTTCCGGATTTAGATGTAACGCCTCAGGAATATACAGACGCAATGACACTTACCGGATCAAAGGTTGAAGGCTACGAATGCCTGGATAAAAACTTAGAGAAAATCGTGGTCGGACAGATATTATCCATTGAGCGCCACCCGGATGCAGACAAATTAATCGTCTGCCAGGTGGACGTTGGAGGGGAAATCGTACAGATCGTCACAGGCGCACCCAACGTAAAGACAGGGGATAAGGTTCCGGTCGTATTAGACGGAGGAAAGGTGGCTGGAGGCCATGACGGCGGCCCTCTTCCGGAAGAAGGGATCAGGATCAAAAAGGGGAAGCTGAGAGGAATCGAATCCTGCGGCATGATGTGCTCCATTGAGGAACTGGGATCTTCCAGTGAAATGTACCCGGATGCTCCGGAAAGCGGGATTTACATTCTGCCTGAGGATACGAAAACAGGTGCTGATGCCATTGAGGTGCTGGGCCTTCATGACTCTGTATTTGAATATGAAATCACCTCAAATCGTGTGGACTGCTACAGCGTTATAGGAATTGCAAGGGAAGCCGCCGCGACCTTTCAAAAACCCTTTGTACCTCCGGTGGTGAATGCTACAGGCAACAGCGAGAATATTAATGACTATTTGAAAATATCCGTAGAAGACAGCCATCTCTGCCCTCGCTATTGTGCCAGAATGGTGAAAAATATTAAGCTGGCCCCCTCCCCGGTCTGGCTGCAGAGACGCCTTGCAGCGTGTGGAATCCGTCCCATTAACAACATCGTTGACATTACGAATTACGTGATGGAAGAGTATGGCCAGCCCATGCACGCCTTTGATTATGATCTTCTTGCAAACCATGAGATCATTGTAAAATGTGCCAAAGAAGGGGACACCTTCCAGACCCTTGACGGACAGGAAAGAAAGCTGGATGGCACCGTTCTCATGATCAATGATGGGGAAAAAGCGGTAGGAATTGCCGGCATCATGGGCGGCGAGAACTCCAAGATCACTGACGAGGTGAAGACCATGGTGTTTGAAAGCGCCTGCTTTGACGGCACCAATATCCGCCTTTCCTCTAAAAAGGTGGGATTAAGGACGGATGCTTCCGGTAAATTTGAAAAGGGCCTTGACCCCAATAATGCAGAGGAAGCCATCAACCGTGCCTGCCAGCTGATCGAAGAGCTGGGTGCAGGAGAAGTGGTAGGGGGCATGATCGACATTTATCCCACAAAGAGAGAGGGAAAAAGACTTCCTTTTGAGCCGGAAAAGATGAACCGTCTTCTTGGAACTGAGATCCAGCCGGAGACAATGCTTGGATACTTTAAAAAGCTGGATCTAGGATACGATGAGATGTCAAACGAGATCCTCATTCCTACCTTTCGCCAGGATTTAGACTGTATGGCAGATTTGGCAGAGGAGGTTGCCAGATTCTTTGGATATGACAAGATCCCCGTATCCCTGCCAACAGGCGAAGCAACTACCGGAAAACTGTCCTATAAATTAAGGGTGGAAGAAGTGGCAAGAGAAGTGGCACAATTCTGCGGATTTTCCCAGGGAATGACCTATTCCTTTGAAAGTCCCAAGGTATTTGACCGCCTTCTCATTCCAAAGGAAAGCCCGCTTCGTGTGACAGTGAATATTTTAAATCCTTTGGGAGAAGATTTCAGCGTTATGAGAACCTCCCCTCTTCATGGGATGTTAAATTCCTTGTCCACCAACTATAACCGCCGGAATAAGAATGTACGCCTTTATGAGCTTGCCAATATTTATCTTCCCAAGGCTCTCCCATTGACTGAGCTTCCTGATGAAAGAATGCAGTTTACCCTGGGCTTTTACGGAGACGGCGATTTCTTCGATATGAAGGGAGTGATCGAAGAATTTTTCGATAAAGCGGGAATGCACAAAAAGCCTCATTACGATCCAAAGAGCGGGAAAACCTTCCTTCATCCGGGAAGACAGGCAGATATCGTTTACGATGGGGTGACCATCGGATATCTGGGAGAAGTCCATCCGGAGGTGGCTGATAATTATAAAATCGGGGACCGTGCTTATGTGGCTGTGATCGATATGCCATCCATGATACCGTTTACAAGCTTTGATCGGAAATACACCGGAATCGCAAAATATCCTGCTGTTACCAGAGACATCAGCATGGTGGTTCCAAAAGAAATTCTGGTTGGACAGATTGAAGAGGTCATTGAACAGCGGGGAGGAAAGATATTGGAGAGCTATGAGCTTTTCGATATCTATGAAGGATCACAGATTTTATCAGGATATAAGTCTGTTGCCTATTCCATCACTTTCCGGGCAGGAGATCATACCTTAGAGGAGCAGGAAGTTCTTACTGTGATGAAAAAAATCCTTAACGGATTACAGGGACTGGGAATCCAACTTCGGGCATAA
- the eno gene encoding hypothetical protein (catalyzes the formation of phosphoenolpyruvate from 2-phospho-D-glycerate in glycolysis), whose protein sequence is MLNELDIIEVTGRTVRDSWGYPGVEAEVVLENGAHGRAAVSLGNTGRAEEQAEIVNDRLSEIILFEDASDQGRIDRELQQASEENGAGKNRNQGVLALSMAVARAAGAGLHLPLYRYLGGTSAPVMPVPMMSMISGGNGEKGLDFHEIMIVPQGAGSYSEGLRMGVEIYQTLKRLLAMSGFSTSTGDGGGFEPDMKNSEEALHYLMDSFQLTGYKPGTDVLVAINAGADQLYVKEEGTYCFSKESKKGGISINREQKDMIAYYMRLADGFPICAVINGLWKEDIEGRKQMMSLLEHRALMVSDDFTEANATIIRMEQAGTVTGALEMVEKARKAGHKVIIASDIRDTEEAFLADMAAAVRADYVKSGAPCRGECTAKYNELLRIEEFYRKPGRAVAEYFG, encoded by the coding sequence ATGTTAAACGAACTTGATATTATAGAAGTAACAGGAAGGACTGTTCGGGATTCCTGGGGATATCCCGGAGTTGAGGCCGAGGTGGTGCTGGAAAACGGCGCACATGGCAGAGCGGCAGTTTCCCTGGGAAATACAGGCAGGGCAGAAGAACAGGCTGAGATTGTAAATGACCGGCTTTCAGAAATTATATTATTTGAGGATGCATCGGACCAGGGAAGAATCGACCGGGAACTCCAGCAGGCATCGGAGGAGAATGGGGCGGGAAAGAACAGGAATCAAGGCGTTCTGGCTTTATCCATGGCCGTTGCAAGAGCGGCAGGCGCAGGGCTTCACCTTCCTCTTTACCGTTATCTGGGAGGAACTTCGGCTCCTGTGATGCCGGTTCCAATGATGAGCATGATAAGCGGAGGAAACGGGGAAAAAGGCCTTGACTTTCACGAGATCATGATCGTGCCTCAGGGCGCCGGGTCCTATTCAGAAGGGCTTCGTATGGGAGTGGAGATTTACCAGACTTTAAAGAGGCTTTTAGCCATGAGCGGTTTCAGCACCTCCACAGGAGATGGCGGCGGTTTCGAGCCGGATATGAAAAATTCAGAGGAAGCTCTCCACTATTTGATGGATTCCTTTCAGCTTACAGGATATAAGCCAGGAACAGATGTGCTGGTGGCTATCAATGCGGGAGCTGACCAGCTGTATGTAAAAGAAGAGGGGACCTATTGTTTTTCAAAAGAAAGCAAAAAAGGCGGAATCTCCATAAACAGGGAGCAAAAGGATATGATCGCCTATTACATGAGACTGGCAGATGGATTCCCCATCTGCGCGGTCATAAACGGACTGTGGAAGGAAGACATAGAGGGGAGAAAACAAATGATGAGTCTGCTGGAGCACCGTGCCCTTATGGTATCCGATGATTTTACTGAGGCTAATGCCACGATCATCCGGATGGAGCAGGCAGGGACCGTTACAGGGGCACTGGAAATGGTAGAAAAGGCGAGAAAAGCCGGACATAAGGTGATCATTGCCAGCGATATCAGAGATACGGAGGAGGCCTTCCTTGCTGATATGGCTGCGGCTGTTCGTGCCGATTATGTGAAGAGCGGCGCACCCTGCAGAGGGGAATGCACAGCCAAATACAATGAGCTTCTGCGCATTGAGGAATTTTACCGGAAGCCGGGACGAGCGGTGGCGGAATATTTCGGCTGA
- a CDS encoding GNAT family N-acetyltransferase: MQEVTIRKANNADMSDIMKLQVNVFTGEQKIPENMIEVTGESPVQWWCAAIESSVVGAVAAWRENNQIHWGRFAVNRSCRGKQIGTSLARHSLEALFSQGAEEVYMEARDATVAIICGMGGKIIGKPVSFYEGTVTPMIISREDYHR, from the coding sequence ATGCAGGAAGTGACAATAAGAAAAGCAAATAATGCAGATATGAGCGATATAATGAAACTGCAGGTAAATGTATTTACAGGAGAACAAAAAATTCCTGAAAATATGATTGAAGTAACTGGAGAGAGTCCTGTTCAATGGTGGTGTGCTGCAATAGAATCATCGGTTGTGGGAGCCGTTGCCGCATGGAGAGAGAACAATCAGATTCATTGGGGAAGATTTGCAGTGAACCGCAGCTGTAGAGGAAAACAAATTGGTACCTCGTTAGCCAGGCACTCCCTGGAAGCTTTGTTTTCACAGGGGGCCGAAGAAGTATACATGGAAGCACGGGATGCCACTGTAGCAATCATTTGCGGTATGGGAGGAAAAATCATTGGCAAACCTGTTTCCTTTTACGAAGGGACTGTGACGCCAATGATCATATCCAGGGAAGATTATCACAGGTAA
- a CDS encoding LysE family transporter, whose protein sequence is MQSYVLVNFFIYVLINAFTPGPGNILALNTVTNYGWKKGKSLFFGIFTGYYSVQTICAVFIHGVSSLLPNILGIMKYVGAAYILWLAIHIAMSKASEGETEKSASFLKGFMLQFVNVKIYMLGITAMTGYITAYSTSFPVLLGFELIIATIGVIATVTWIGLGIMIQRVYLIYFRIINIILAVILLECAYSMIK, encoded by the coding sequence ATGCAGAGCTATGTTTTAGTTAATTTTTTCATTTATGTGCTTATCAATGCTTTCACGCCGGGCCCGGGAAATATCCTGGCTCTTAATACGGTTACAAACTATGGCTGGAAAAAAGGGAAGTCACTGTTCTTTGGAATTTTTACCGGATATTATTCAGTGCAGACGATTTGTGCAGTTTTCATTCATGGTGTCAGCTCACTGCTGCCAAATATTCTGGGAATTATGAAATACGTTGGTGCTGCATACATTCTGTGGCTGGCAATTCATATTGCAATGAGTAAAGCCAGCGAAGGTGAAACAGAAAAATCAGCCTCTTTTTTAAAAGGCTTTATGCTGCAGTTCGTCAATGTAAAAATTTACATGCTGGGCATCACGGCTATGACCGGATATATAACAGCATACAGTACTTCTTTTCCTGTGCTTTTAGGATTTGAATTAATCATAGCCACAATAGGAGTTATTGCAACCGTCACATGGATCGGTCTGGGAATAATGATTCAGAGAGTATATTTAATATATTTCCGTATCATCAATATCATCCTGGCAGTTATACTGCTGGAATGTGCGTATAGTATGATAAAATGA
- a CDS encoding LysR family transcriptional regulator: protein MTLQNLKYIITVAETGSITEAARQLFISQPSLSNAIKEVEKEVKFSIFTRSRAGIALTNEGMEFIGYVRQVIQQMDLLEDKFITNLPKKQRFCVSTQHYTFTANAFVEMVRQFGQERFEFILNETQTHQILEDVKNRFSDLGIIYISDSNEIVIRKELEDNKLRFFELFTVRPHVFLRAEHPLAHRASVKLEDLRKYPRLNFIQGNYESAYFSEELYSTVPSEKSIKVNDRATVVNLMIGLDGYTISSGIFPRYLQGDMIIAIPLDEDERMCIGYILNENQELSELGQIYIGALRKYKGK, encoded by the coding sequence ATGACTTTACAAAATCTGAAATATATCATTACGGTCGCAGAAACAGGGTCCATTACAGAAGCAGCCAGGCAGCTTTTTATTTCCCAGCCCAGTTTATCAAATGCAATCAAGGAAGTGGAAAAGGAAGTAAAATTCTCGATTTTCACAAGAAGCAGGGCTGGGATTGCTTTAACAAATGAGGGCATGGAGTTTATTGGATATGTCCGCCAGGTGATTCAGCAGATGGATTTGCTGGAAGACAAATTTATTACAAATCTTCCGAAAAAACAAAGGTTTTGTGTCTCCACACAGCACTATACATTTACAGCCAATGCCTTTGTTGAGATGGTCAGACAGTTTGGACAGGAGCGATTTGAGTTTATATTAAATGAAACACAAACTCATCAGATTCTTGAAGATGTAAAAAACCGTTTTAGTGATTTAGGGATCATTTATATCAGTGACAGCAATGAAATCGTCATCAGAAAAGAACTGGAAGATAATAAACTTCGCTTCTTTGAATTGTTTACTGTCAGGCCCCATGTTTTCCTGCGGGCAGAGCACCCATTAGCTCATAGGGCTTCTGTGAAATTGGAAGACTTAAGGAAATATCCTCGATTGAATTTTATTCAGGGAAATTACGAATCCGCTTATTTTTCTGAGGAATTATACAGCACGGTGCCATCGGAAAAAAGTATAAAAGTCAACGACCGTGCGACAGTCGTAAATCTGATGATTGGTTTGGATGGCTATACGATTTCAAGCGGTATTTTCCCCAGGTATTTGCAAGGCGATATGATTATTGCGATTCCATTGGATGAAGATGAGCGTATGTGTATCGGCTATATACTGAATGAGAATCAGGAATTATCCGAGTTAGGGCAAATATATATTGGGGCATTAAGAAAATATAAAGGAAAATAA
- a CDS encoding DUF1861 family protein, which produces MRTCKELQLELDKRKIQVNSSKIKFALKHEKKDIYNITSPFASDGKVWIAGRVEARDNEYSRIGFFEERDGEWVEAETEPILLQDPFVTRISGELILGGVEIFDDEENPGRLNYRTVFYKGNGIWNMVRFAAGPDRMKDIRLCEMEDGKILVFTRPQGVKGGRGKIGWCLIDGLEELTPEKLNQSVLMEDQFILKEWGGANQLHRISGKKIGVLSHIARFDEEGNRHYYATAFCFDPETGEYGPMKMIAQRKHFQPGPSKRPDLEDVIFSGGLLRLGNGKAELYCGVGDAEGQKAMIDDPFDEYENK; this is translated from the coding sequence ATGCGGACCTGTAAGGAGTTACAGCTTGAATTAGATAAAAGAAAAATTCAAGTAAATTCAAGTAAAATAAAGTTTGCGCTCAAGCACGAAAAAAAAGACATTTATAATATTACTTCTCCGTTTGCGTCAGATGGAAAAGTATGGATTGCGGGGAGAGTGGAGGCAAGAGACAATGAATACTCCAGAATCGGTTTCTTTGAAGAAAGGGATGGTGAGTGGGTAGAAGCGGAAACGGAACCCATCCTTCTCCAGGACCCATTTGTAACAAGAATCAGCGGAGAGCTGATTCTTGGAGGTGTGGAAATCTTTGATGATGAAGAGAATCCGGGACGTCTGAATTACAGGACCGTATTTTACAAGGGTAACGGGATATGGAATATGGTGCGGTTTGCCGCCGGTCCAGACCGGATGAAGGATATCCGTCTTTGCGAAATGGAGGATGGAAAAATTCTGGTGTTTACAAGGCCTCAGGGAGTAAAAGGCGGCCGTGGAAAAATAGGCTGGTGTTTGATTGATGGATTAGAGGAACTGACCCCGGAGAAATTAAACCAGTCTGTTCTCATGGAAGACCAGTTCATACTTAAGGAATGGGGAGGGGCAAACCAGCTTCACCGCATATCCGGAAAAAAAATAGGAGTGCTTTCTCATATTGCACGGTTTGATGAAGAAGGAAACCGGCACTACTATGCGACTGCCTTCTGTTTTGATCCGGAAACCGGGGAGTATGGCCCAATGAAAATGATCGCCCAGCGAAAACATTTCCAGCCGGGACCGAGTAAGCGGCCGGACCTGGAGGACGTTATTTTTTCAGGGGGCTTGTTAAGACTTGGAAATGGAAAGGCGGAGTTGTACTGCGGAGTTGGGGATGCCGAAGGTCAGAAAGCTATGATTGATGATCCATTTGACGAATATGAAAATAAATAG
- a CDS encoding ABC transporter substrate-binding protein, translated as MKKRTVAIVTTAVVAATILAGCGKSGGNGAAANGSSLNRGIVVDFWTAPQQVQYNFWESKAQAFNEAGITIDGKKVEVKVQQMPESPSSEAGIQNAIATGTIPAASENINRGFAATLAASGAVYDLSGEEWFNEVIGARKMEETITNWSIGGKQYVLPVYVNPMIWQWNLKALKALGFEEAPKTVDEFTGVIKEFAAQRDTTMKEMGVTHSLYRPSLTRPDQWWDRWYDFQMPYEALTGGKPWVEGNKLVLDKEGAVQAFELIGLFGNSIQSGEISSIWTEANPSVLVTINAPWEISLYRENNKVYGEDYIYGQAVVKNEGDIPYNFADSKGLVFYNNKSISEEEHKGAVEFVKWVYNKENSAQTDLDWLNATTMLPVRGDLNDNGAFADVMKEYPELAALAEAVPYSIPSIATEKVTDIQTALTESGTSPYMNEVMKAEPGNAPDATPYVESAMEAMKQAGGLE; from the coding sequence ATGAAGAAAAGAACGGTGGCAATTGTAACAACAGCAGTGGTGGCGGCAACGATCCTGGCTGGATGCGGAAAATCAGGCGGAAATGGGGCGGCGGCAAATGGAAGCAGCTTAAATCGAGGGATTGTGGTGGACTTCTGGACGGCTCCCCAGCAGGTTCAGTATAACTTCTGGGAATCCAAGGCTCAGGCGTTTAATGAAGCCGGAATTACAATAGACGGGAAAAAGGTGGAAGTCAAGGTTCAGCAGATGCCGGAATCTCCTTCCTCTGAAGCTGGGATTCAAAACGCCATTGCCACGGGAACCATACCTGCTGCTTCTGAGAATATCAACCGGGGATTTGCAGCAACCCTTGCTGCTTCCGGTGCAGTCTATGATTTGTCCGGGGAGGAATGGTTTAATGAAGTGATCGGGGCCAGGAAGATGGAAGAAACAATCACCAACTGGTCAATTGGAGGAAAACAGTATGTCCTTCCTGTGTATGTCAATCCGATGATATGGCAGTGGAATTTGAAGGCTCTTAAGGCCTTGGGATTTGAGGAGGCGCCAAAGACTGTGGACGAATTTACGGGAGTTATTAAGGAGTTTGCGGCACAGAGGGATACGACCATGAAAGAGATGGGAGTTACCCATTCCCTTTACCGTCCATCCTTAACCCGTCCGGATCAGTGGTGGGACAGATGGTATGATTTCCAGATGCCTTATGAGGCATTAACAGGCGGTAAGCCATGGGTTGAGGGCAATAAGCTGGTGCTTGACAAAGAGGGAGCTGTCCAGGCATTTGAGTTAATTGGTCTGTTCGGCAATTCCATTCAGTCCGGCGAAATTTCCAGTATCTGGACAGAAGCCAATCCTTCCGTACTGGTCACCATCAATGCGCCATGGGAAATTTCTCTTTACAGGGAAAATAACAAAGTTTACGGAGAAGATTACATTTATGGACAGGCGGTTGTGAAAAACGAAGGAGATATCCCTTATAATTTTGCTGATTCCAAGGGCCTGGTTTTCTATAATAATAAGAGCATCAGTGAAGAAGAACATAAGGGTGCGGTGGAGTTCGTGAAATGGGTTTACAACAAGGAGAATTCTGCCCAGACTGACTTAGACTGGCTGAATGCGACCACCATGCTTCCTGTCCGCGGCGATTTAAATGACAACGGGGCATTTGCAGATGTCATGAAAGAGTATCCGGAGCTTGCAGCCTTAGCAGAGGCAGTGCCATATTCCATCCCCAGCATTGCAACGGAAAAGGTAACTGATATTCAAACTGCGCTGACGGAAAGCGGAACATCACCATATATGAATGAGGTGATGAAAGCGGAACCGGGAAATGCGCCGGATGCCACTCCTTATGTGGAATCGGCTATGGAAGCGATGAAACAGGCCGGAGGCTTGGAATAA
- a CDS encoding carbohydrate ABC transporter permease: MKRKSITGSRKSGFMGWLLNAPYLVYSLIFFLIPLFWAVWLSAMDWNLMAEQKTFVGIRNFTNLFSDARVRAAFINSYRYLVPIVLLCFFGGLIIALLVSNLPERVKGLVAVLFFIPYLTSGVATSVVVKYFFNYNSAFNVFLREHFDLTVNWLTDQKVAFAVMVGIVVWKMSGYYALFILSGIENVGDDVTEAAMLDGSTGLHKLIHITLPMIMPTLTTVIVLATGLAFGVFTEPYLLTGGGPNMTTTTWQLEIYNTSFTRFQSGYGAAMAIASAVQIFITLRIINGVTDRLNRRFGW, encoded by the coding sequence ATGAAGAGAAAGAGCATTACGGGCAGCAGGAAGAGCGGATTTATGGGGTGGCTGCTCAATGCCCCTTATCTGGTTTATTCCCTCATCTTTTTCCTGATTCCATTATTCTGGGCAGTCTGGCTTTCTGCTATGGACTGGAATCTGATGGCGGAGCAGAAGACGTTTGTGGGAATAAGAAATTTTACCAACCTTTTTTCAGATGCCCGGGTCAGGGCGGCATTTATCAATTCCTACCGCTATCTAGTACCCATCGTGCTCCTGTGTTTTTTCGGCGGTCTGATCATAGCGCTTCTGGTATCCAACCTTCCGGAAAGGGTCAAGGGCCTGGTTGCGGTGCTGTTTTTCATTCCCTATCTGACGTCGGGAGTTGCTACCAGCGTGGTTGTAAAGTATTTCTTTAACTATAATTCTGCATTTAACGTATTTTTGAGGGAGCATTTTGATCTCACCGTAAACTGGCTGACGGATCAGAAGGTTGCGTTTGCCGTTATGGTCGGAATCGTGGTATGGAAAATGTCGGGCTATTACGCCTTATTCATCCTTTCTGGAATCGAGAATGTGGGAGATGATGTGACAGAAGCGGCAATGCTGGATGGTTCTACAGGGCTTCACAAGCTTATCCATATTACACTTCCCATGATTATGCCTACGCTGACCACGGTTATTGTACTGGCTACCGGCCTGGCATTCGGAGTTTTCACGGAACCCTACCTGCTGACAGGAGGAGGTCCAAACATGACTACAACAACCTGGCAGCTGGAAATCTACAACACATCCTTTACCAGATTCCAGTCCGGCTATGGTGCAGCTATGGCGATCGCTAGCGCGGTGCAGATTTTTATAACTCTGAGAATTATCAATGGAGTCACAGACCGGTTGAACAGGAGGTTTGGCTGGTAA
- a CDS encoding carbohydrate ABC transporter permease: MGRKKKFGVKTCIITAVTLALLAISLFPYYYMVIQSFTAWDQVDKVMAPHGFTLRSYEYLIGKGGATNSMMWVRALVNSFLVAFPTAIISVIIGLCNGYSVCKLKFRGDRLIMDSLLFQMFFPTIILLVPRYMIAKPLANTYGGMIIPMCISIWAIFMYINYFKTLPDEIFEAAKIDGAGELRIIFRVAFPVTKSVTTIVFLSIFMQRWSELMWDMLIAPNIQMQTLNVLISTQFKPMGAFPGPMYAASVILTLPIIILFLCFSKYFKEGISFMLK, encoded by the coding sequence ATGGGAAGAAAAAAGAAATTCGGCGTAAAAACCTGTATCATAACAGCGGTCACTCTGGCGCTGCTGGCAATATCTTTGTTTCCTTACTATTATATGGTGATCCAGTCATTTACTGCCTGGGACCAGGTTGATAAGGTGATGGCTCCTCATGGATTTACACTTAGGAGCTATGAATACCTGATCGGAAAAGGAGGGGCTACGAATTCCATGATGTGGGTGAGAGCACTGGTCAATTCATTTCTGGTGGCATTTCCCACTGCCATTATTTCGGTTATCATCGGCCTGTGCAACGGATATTCCGTGTGTAAGCTGAAATTTAGAGGAGACCGGCTCATCATGGATTCTCTTTTGTTCCAGATGTTTTTCCCGACCATCATCCTCCTGGTTCCCAGATATATGATTGCAAAACCCCTGGCGAATACGTATGGAGGCATGATCATTCCAATGTGCATCTCCATCTGGGCTATTTTTATGTATATCAACTACTTTAAGACGCTTCCAGATGAAATATTTGAAGCAGCGAAGATTGATGGTGCCGGAGAATTGCGGATTATCTTCCGCGTCGCATTTCCGGTGACAAAGTCAGTAACGACCATCGTATTTTTATCCATCTTCATGCAGAGATGGTCGGAACTGATGTGGGATATGCTGATCGCGCCGAATATTCAAATGCAGACGTTAAACGTGCTGATTTCCACACAGTTCAAACCCATGGGTGCTTTCCCAGGACCTATGTATGCGGCATCCGTGATTCTCACTCTGCCCATCATCATTCTGTTCTTGTGTTTTTCTAAATATTTTAAAGAGGGAATCAGCTTTATGCTTAAATAA